In Fortiea contorta PCC 7126, one genomic interval encodes:
- a CDS encoding bifunctional serine/threonine-protein kinase/formylglycine-generating enzyme family protein, which translates to MQICQNPNCSNPFNHDSNRFCVSCGHSNFGRLLRNRYRVSRLLGEGGFSRTYAAEDVDRLNAPCVIKQFFPQVQGTIQRNKAAEFFKEEAFRLYELGENHTQIPRLLAYFEQGASLYLVQEFISGLTLLQEVQQRLFNEEQIRQLLADILPVIDFIHSLNVIHRDIKPENIIRRDSDGKPVLIDFGGAKQVTQTSLARQATVIYTIGYAPTEQMAGFACHASDLYALGVTCVRLLTQSLPLQTADGQIQDRLYDAMNAKWLWLEVLQEKGITISDGLGKILDRLLQHLPKDRYQSAAEVIQDLKSTTTSALEAEILAITKLILPPLPEKIILPLPPLQIFDFKVVTVDTGGREVSRESRSAEFFSEELNQSIKLEMVSIPGGNFMMGSPAFEGDADERPQHQVTVKPFFIGKFPVTQAQWRAVAALPKIKQSLNPNPSKYKGANRPVENVSWYEAVEFCVRLSEKTGRDYRLPSEAEWEYACRAGTNTSFHFGETITADLVCYSDGETYTTEARNKHRKETTNVGSFAVANAFGLYDMHGLVWEWCADAWHNNYRGAPTDSTVWEIDGDVHRRVLRGGSWSFSAELCRSASRSWNESDGGLRICGFRVVFSQVIE; encoded by the coding sequence ATGCAAATTTGCCAAAATCCCAATTGCTCAAACCCCTTCAATCATGACAGCAATAGGTTTTGCGTAAGTTGTGGACACAGCAACTTTGGCAGACTGCTGAGAAACCGTTACCGCGTGTCAAGGCTGTTAGGTGAAGGTGGGTTTAGCAGAACTTATGCAGCAGAAGACGTTGATAGACTAAACGCACCTTGCGTCATCAAACAATTTTTTCCTCAAGTCCAGGGCACAATCCAAAGAAACAAAGCTGCGGAATTTTTTAAAGAAGAAGCGTTTCGGTTGTATGAACTGGGAGAAAATCACACACAAATTCCCAGATTACTAGCTTACTTTGAACAAGGTGCGAGCTTGTATCTTGTACAAGAGTTTATCTCAGGACTAACACTTTTGCAAGAAGTTCAGCAGCGACTTTTCAATGAAGAACAAATCCGACAACTTTTAGCTGATATTCTCCCAGTTATTGACTTCATTCATTCCCTAAATGTCATCCATCGGGACATCAAACCAGAAAATATTATCCGCCGTGATAGCGATGGTAAGCCTGTATTAATTGATTTTGGTGGTGCAAAACAAGTCACACAAACCAGTTTAGCCAGACAAGCAACAGTCATTTATACCATTGGCTACGCTCCCACAGAACAAATGGCTGGATTTGCTTGTCATGCTAGCGATTTATACGCTTTGGGTGTCACTTGTGTACGTCTGCTCACACAATCTTTGCCATTACAAACTGCTGATGGACAAATTCAAGACCGTCTTTATGATGCGATGAATGCTAAGTGGTTGTGGTTAGAAGTTCTCCAAGAAAAAGGAATTACCATCAGCGATGGTTTAGGGAAAATTCTTGATAGATTACTCCAGCATTTACCAAAAGATAGATATCAGTCAGCGGCTGAAGTGATTCAAGATTTGAAGTCTACAACGACTTCGGCTTTAGAAGCAGAAATTTTAGCAATTACCAAACTGATATTACCACCTCTGCCAGAAAAAATTATTCTCCCACTTCCACCATTACAAATATTTGATTTTAAGGTAGTGACTGTAGATACGGGTGGTAGGGAAGTTAGCCGAGAAAGTCGCAGTGCAGAATTTTTTTCAGAAGAATTAAATCAGTCAATTAAATTAGAAATGGTATCAATTCCTGGCGGGAATTTTATGATGGGTTCGCCGGCTTTTGAGGGAGATGCTGATGAACGTCCCCAACATCAAGTCACAGTCAAACCCTTTTTTATCGGTAAATTTCCCGTCACTCAGGCGCAATGGCGAGCTGTAGCAGCTTTACCAAAAATTAAACAATCTTTGAATCCTAACCCTTCTAAATATAAAGGTGCAAATCGACCAGTAGAAAATGTATCTTGGTATGAAGCGGTAGAATTTTGTGTGAGGCTTTCAGAAAAAACTGGTCGAGATTATCGTTTACCGAGTGAAGCAGAATGGGAATATGCTTGTCGGGCTGGAACTAATACATCATTTCATTTTGGTGAAACAATTACTGCAGATTTAGTATGTTACAGTGACGGTGAAACTTACACCACTGAAGCGAGAAATAAACACCGTAAAGAAACTACAAATGTTGGCAGTTTTGCTGTTGCTAATGCTTTTGGATTGTATGATATGCACGGCTTAGTTTGGGAATGGTGCGCTGATGCTTGGCATAATAATTATCGTGGCGCACCAACAGATAGCACTGTTTGGGAAATTGACGGTGATGTTCATCGTCGCGTTCTGCGCGGTGGTTCTTGGAGTTTTAGCGCTGAACTTTGTCGCAGTGCTAGTCGTAGCTGGAATGAGTCGGATGGAGGACTGCGAATCTGTGGTTTTCGGGTAGTTTTTTCTCAGGTAATCGAGTAA
- a CDS encoding potassium channel family protein — translation MNLSSLGFFRSLRKDNHQFAVIGLGRFGRSVCSTLHRLGYEVLATDIDEKRVSAALTEQIVGHALQIDSTETAALKEAGIFEFDTVIVAIGNYIQESIITTLNVKEGGVPHVVAKASSEVHHKLLKRVGADHVVFPEYEAGCALARTLTKPSILERFDLDPDNSIVELIVPDEFHGRTITELQLRNRYGVNLLAVSQGGKFLINPEPNKRLERGSAMVIIGCNKDISRLPI, via the coding sequence GTGAATCTGTCATCATTAGGTTTTTTTCGCTCTTTACGTAAAGATAACCACCAATTTGCTGTAATTGGTTTAGGTCGGTTTGGTCGTTCCGTTTGTTCTACACTCCATAGATTAGGCTATGAAGTCCTAGCAACAGATATCGATGAAAAACGAGTATCAGCAGCATTGACCGAGCAAATAGTTGGTCATGCTCTACAAATAGACTCGACAGAAACAGCCGCACTCAAAGAAGCGGGAATATTTGAATTTGATACAGTTATAGTGGCAATTGGCAACTATATTCAAGAAAGTATCATTACCACTCTCAATGTTAAAGAGGGTGGTGTACCTCATGTAGTTGCTAAAGCCTCTAGCGAAGTTCATCACAAACTGTTAAAAAGAGTAGGAGCAGACCATGTAGTTTTTCCTGAATATGAAGCTGGGTGCGCCCTAGCACGCACACTCACCAAACCATCAATTCTAGAGAGATTTGATCTCGACCCAGATAACAGTATTGTAGAGCTAATTGTCCCAGATGAATTTCACGGCCGGACTATTACTGAATTGCAACTGCGTAACCGCTATGGTGTAAATTTGTTAGCAGTTAGTCAAGGTGGGAAATTCCTCATTAATCCTGAGCCGAACAAGCGTTTAGAACGAGGTTCAGCGATGGTAATTATTGGCTGTAATAAAGATATTAGTCGCCTACCAATTTGA
- a CDS encoding TrkH family potassium uptake protein encodes MTVSRTVCLGFLAVITAGAILLMMPFSTSNGNWNDPIVALFTSTSAVCVTGLSVVDPGTYFSFWGQFFIALLAQIGGLGYMTTTTFLILLIGRKFDLRQKIAIQQSLDRPGMSGSAQVIRSIIATTLIFEITGVFLLMAAFVPDYGWSQGIWLAVFHSINAWNNAGFSLFKDNLIGYQSSVLVVATITGLIIFGGIGYQVILETYLWVRDRLFKKHNNLVFSLDFKVATSTTLLLLGIGTIAFLLVENKNTQTLGSLNFTDQLLAAWFQSVTPRTAGFNTIDIGKMTNAGLFITTALMFIGASPGGTGGGIKTTTLRVLTSCTKAILQGKEEVLLYERKIAISLILKAVGVLIGSMSTVIVATILITLTDPELDFIQILFEVVSAFATVGLSTAITGSVSVPAKLILIVTMYIGRVGILLLMSAILGDPRPSSVHYPEENLLVG; translated from the coding sequence ATGACGGTTTCGCGCACAGTTTGCTTGGGTTTTCTAGCTGTCATTACTGCGGGAGCAATCCTATTGATGATGCCATTTTCCACTAGTAATGGTAATTGGAATGATCCGATTGTGGCATTATTCACCTCGACATCTGCAGTTTGCGTAACTGGTTTATCAGTGGTAGATCCAGGTACTTATTTTTCTTTCTGGGGTCAATTTTTTATCGCCCTGTTAGCGCAGATTGGGGGATTGGGTTACATGACAACTACCACATTTTTGATTTTGCTAATTGGGCGCAAGTTTGATCTGCGACAAAAAATAGCAATTCAACAATCTTTAGACCGACCAGGAATGAGTGGAAGCGCTCAAGTTATTCGTTCAATTATTGCCACAACGCTAATTTTTGAAATCACTGGTGTATTTTTATTAATGGCAGCTTTTGTTCCAGATTATGGTTGGAGTCAAGGAATATGGCTAGCGGTTTTTCATAGTATTAATGCTTGGAATAATGCTGGATTTAGTTTATTTAAAGATAACTTAATTGGTTATCAATCATCTGTCTTAGTAGTTGCCACAATCACAGGCTTGATTATCTTTGGTGGGATTGGTTATCAAGTAATTTTAGAAACGTATCTTTGGGTGCGCGATCGCCTTTTCAAAAAACACAATAATTTAGTATTTTCTCTGGATTTTAAAGTTGCTACGAGCACAACTTTATTACTTCTAGGCATTGGGACAATTGCCTTTTTATTAGTTGAAAACAAAAACACACAAACATTAGGCTCTCTCAACTTTACCGACCAATTATTAGCAGCTTGGTTTCAATCAGTTACACCCAGAACCGCCGGATTTAACACCATAGATATCGGCAAAATGACCAATGCAGGTTTATTTATCACGACTGCACTCATGTTTATTGGTGCTAGTCCAGGTGGTACAGGTGGTGGGATTAAAACTACAACCTTGCGAGTCCTCACCAGTTGTACAAAAGCCATTCTTCAAGGTAAAGAAGAAGTGCTATTATATGAGCGCAAAATCGCCATTTCTTTAATTTTAAAAGCTGTGGGCGTGTTAATCGGTTCCATGTCTACTGTGATTGTGGCTACAATTTTAATTACCCTCACAGATCCCGAACTAGATTTCATTCAAATTCTATTTGAAGTAGTATCAGCCTTTGCAACAGTTGGTCTTTCCACAGCTATTACAGGTAGCGTCTCCGTCCCAGCCAAGCTAATATTAATTGTCACCATGTATATCGGCAGAGTTGGGATTCTTTTACTCATGTCCGCTATACTAGGAGATCCCCGTCCTAGCAGCGTTCATTATCCTGAAGAGAATTTACTTGTGGGATAA
- a CDS encoding methyltransferase domain-containing protein, which translates to MSTTLYQQIQQFYDASSGLWEQIWGEHMHHGYYGPNGTYKVDRRQAQIDLIEELLRWAGVESAENILDVGCGIGGSSLYLAEKFDARATGITLSPVQAARATTRAQEANLGAQSQFLVADAQATPFADNSFDLVWSLESGEHMPDKAKFLQECYRVLKPGGKLIMVTWCHRPTDVVPLSVDEQKHLQEIYQVYCLPYVISLPEYEAIARQLSLQHLRTADWSTAVAPFWDVVIDSAITPQAIWGLLSSGWTTIQGALALGLMRRGYERGLIRFGLLCGNK; encoded by the coding sequence ATGAGTACAACACTTTACCAGCAAATTCAGCAATTTTACGATGCTTCCTCTGGTCTGTGGGAGCAGATTTGGGGAGAGCACATGCATCATGGCTACTACGGCCCAAATGGTACTTACAAAGTAGACCGTCGTCAGGCGCAAATCGATTTAATTGAAGAACTGCTGAGATGGGCTGGAGTAGAATCGGCGGAGAATATCCTAGATGTGGGTTGTGGAATTGGCGGTAGTTCTTTATACTTGGCAGAGAAGTTTGACGCCAGAGCCACAGGTATTACTCTCAGTCCTGTACAAGCCGCTAGAGCCACAACACGTGCTCAGGAAGCGAATTTGGGTGCTCAAAGTCAATTCCTTGTCGCGGATGCTCAAGCAACGCCCTTTGCTGATAATTCTTTTGATTTGGTGTGGTCACTGGAAAGTGGTGAACACATGCCAGATAAAGCTAAGTTTCTACAAGAATGCTATCGGGTTTTAAAGCCTGGTGGCAAGTTAATTATGGTGACTTGGTGTCATCGACCAACGGATGTAGTACCGCTGAGTGTGGATGAGCAAAAGCATTTGCAAGAAATTTATCAGGTGTATTGTTTGCCTTATGTAATTTCTTTACCAGAATATGAGGCGATCGCTCGTCAACTTTCATTACAACATCTTCGCACGGCTGATTGGTCAACTGCAGTCGCGCCGTTTTGGGATGTGGTGATTGATTCGGCGATTACTCCCCAAGCGATTTGGGGGTTATTAAGTTCGGGTTGGACAACAATTCAAGGAGCGCTGGCTTTGGGGTTGATGCGTCGGGGTTATGAGCGCGGGTTGATTCGTTTTGGGTTGTTGTGTGGCAATAAGTAA
- a CDS encoding homogentisate phytyltransferase has product MNQVSGKNSTDVKTNWWDALWRFSRPHTIIGTSLSVLALFLIAVAVGGGNYSIFSVLGSWIACVCGNIYIVGLNQLEDVEIDKINKPYLPLASGEFSRKQGQLIVGVTGILALVIAWLTGPFLLAMVAISLAIGTAYSLPPIRLKRFPFWAALCIFSVRGTIVNLGLFSHFSGRSLENLTIPPTVWALTVFIVVFTFAIAIFKDIPDMEGDLRYNITTFTLQLGAEAVFNLALWVITLCYLGMILVGVTRIAAVNPLFLVISHLILLVWMWLQSWAVDLEDKNAIANFYQFIWKLFFIEYLIFPVACLLA; this is encoded by the coding sequence ATGAATCAGGTTTCAGGGAAAAATTCTACTGATGTCAAGACTAATTGGTGGGATGCTTTGTGGCGCTTTTCTCGTCCACACACAATTATTGGTACTAGTTTGAGTGTGTTAGCTTTGTTTTTGATTGCTGTTGCTGTTGGTGGGGGAAATTATTCGATATTTTCAGTTTTGGGAAGTTGGATTGCTTGTGTGTGTGGCAATATTTATATTGTGGGTTTAAATCAACTTGAAGATGTAGAAATTGATAAGATTAACAAGCCTTATTTACCACTGGCGTCAGGAGAATTTTCTCGCAAACAAGGACAGTTAATTGTTGGGGTGACGGGAATTTTGGCGCTGGTGATTGCGTGGTTGACTGGGCCGTTTTTATTGGCGATGGTAGCGATTAGTTTAGCGATTGGAACTGCTTATTCTTTACCACCAATTAGGTTGAAACGGTTTCCTTTTTGGGCTGCTTTGTGCATTTTCTCAGTCCGGGGGACTATTGTTAATTTAGGTTTATTTTCGCATTTTAGCGGGCGATCGCTAGAAAATTTAACGATTCCGCCGACAGTGTGGGCGCTGACAGTGTTTATTGTGGTGTTTACCTTTGCGATCGCTATTTTTAAAGATATCCCGGATATGGAAGGCGATCTGCGTTACAATATCACAACTTTCACCTTGCAATTAGGCGCCGAAGCAGTTTTTAATCTCGCTCTTTGGGTGATTACTCTTTGTTATTTGGGAATGATTTTAGTTGGGGTAACACGGATAGCTGCAGTTAATCCGCTATTTTTAGTGATTTCTCATTTAATATTGCTGGTTTGGATGTGGTTGCAAAGTTGGGCGGTAGACTTGGAAGATAAAAATGCGATCGCTAATTTTTATCAATTCATTTGGAAGCTGTTTTTCATTGAATATCTAATTTTTCCTGTAGCTTGTCTCTTGGCTTAA
- a CDS encoding tetratricopeptide repeat protein, translating into MLEALPITNIFAIIIVVSSIILLIYFAGKTLITSNFFQTGVNLYQQKDYPGAETAFRKVISLNSTNDVVRLMLGDVLTQQGKTAEARTWFDEVIRRSPKNPQGYLRLANLLMQQNQLEAAKTNLQQAKDLLQKQRQPEKAAQITHILDKISAKSS; encoded by the coding sequence ATGCTTGAAGCTTTACCAATCACGAACATTTTTGCCATTATTATAGTAGTTTCTAGTATTATCTTGCTGATTTATTTTGCTGGAAAAACCTTGATTACCTCCAACTTTTTTCAAACAGGTGTGAATCTCTATCAGCAAAAAGATTATCCAGGCGCAGAAACAGCTTTTCGCAAAGTCATTTCTTTGAATTCTACTAATGATGTGGTGCGCTTAATGTTGGGAGATGTTTTAACTCAGCAAGGTAAAACAGCAGAAGCTAGAACATGGTTTGATGAAGTGATTCGCCGCAGTCCTAAAAACCCTCAAGGTTACTTACGTTTAGCAAATCTGCTGATGCAACAAAATCAGTTAGAAGCAGCTAAAACTAATTTACAACAAGCCAAAGATTTATTGCAAAAACAGCGTCAACCGGAAAAAGCCGCACAAATCACCCATATTTTAGATAAAATCAGTGCTAAATCAAGTTAA
- the cobA gene encoding uroporphyrinogen-III C-methyltransferase, whose translation MSEKKGKVYLVGAGPGDVAYLTVKAHNLLKQAEVLVYDALVDPQLLECVPIDCLKLDVGKRGGKPSTTQGEINNLLVKYCQQGKQVIRLKSGDPFIFGRCTSEITALKKSGCDLEIVPGISSVFAAPLLAGIPLTDPVLSRCFAVFTAHEPDALNWEALSRLETLVILMGGQHLSEIVHRTLRQGRSPTTPIAIIRWAGTPNQQVWTAQLSDILEQTSGLSLSPAVIVIGEVVGLRQYLQPEKIDFKIVDSNLTSSTQLPLTGKTILVTRSVGQSSQFSDRLTALGATIIEMPTLEIRPPTNWQALDSAIANISDFDWLILTSTNGVDYFFTRLNAQGKDSRALAGMKIAVVGEKTAQSLQQHSLKPDYIPPSFVADSLVENFPEALLGKKLLFPRVESGGREVLVKEFSAKGADVIEVAAYQSCCPDSIPESAKLALENQTVDIITFASSKTVQFFNQIISNLLSNQSFLATVCIASIGPQTSKTCQDLFGRVDVEAEEYTLDGLAEAIIKWTRNTEITNNQ comes from the coding sequence ATGAGTGAAAAAAAAGGTAAAGTTTACCTTGTAGGTGCTGGGCCTGGAGATGTGGCGTACCTGACGGTAAAAGCTCACAATCTTTTGAAACAAGCTGAAGTTTTGGTCTATGATGCTTTGGTAGATCCTCAATTGTTGGAGTGTGTACCCATCGACTGTCTCAAATTAGATGTGGGGAAACGCGGCGGTAAACCCAGTACAACTCAAGGGGAAATTAACAATTTATTGGTAAAATATTGTCAGCAGGGAAAGCAAGTCATCAGACTAAAATCAGGTGATCCGTTTATTTTTGGGCGGTGTACTTCCGAAATTACAGCCCTAAAAAAATCTGGTTGTGATTTAGAAATAGTCCCAGGAATTTCTTCCGTTTTCGCAGCACCATTACTAGCAGGAATTCCCCTCACAGACCCGGTTTTGAGTCGCTGTTTTGCTGTGTTTACAGCCCATGAGCCGGATGCTTTAAATTGGGAAGCGTTGTCACGGTTAGAAACACTGGTGATTTTGATGGGAGGACAACACCTATCGGAGATTGTACACCGAACACTGCGACAAGGGCGATCCCCCACCACACCCATCGCTATTATCCGTTGGGCGGGTACTCCTAATCAACAGGTTTGGACGGCTCAATTGAGTGATATTCTAGAACAAACCTCTGGCTTATCGCTTTCGCCTGCAGTCATCGTCATTGGCGAAGTTGTCGGGTTACGCCAGTACTTACAACCTGAGAAAATAGATTTCAAAATTGTGGATAGCAATCTCACCTCATCTACCCAACTCCCACTGACGGGAAAAACTATCCTAGTCACACGTTCAGTGGGACAATCGAGTCAATTTAGCGATCGCCTCACCGCATTAGGTGCAACAATAATTGAAATGCCTACCTTGGAAATTAGACCACCGACAAATTGGCAGGCTTTAGATAGTGCGATCGCTAATATATCTGATTTTGATTGGTTAATTCTCACTTCTACCAACGGCGTAGATTACTTTTTTACGAGATTAAACGCCCAAGGTAAAGATTCTCGCGCCTTAGCTGGGATGAAAATTGCTGTTGTGGGTGAAAAAACAGCCCAGAGTCTCCAGCAACACTCGCTAAAACCAGATTATATTCCTCCTAGCTTTGTCGCCGATTCCTTAGTAGAAAACTTTCCCGAAGCATTATTAGGAAAAAAGCTATTATTTCCCAGAGTTGAAAGCGGAGGAAGAGAAGTTTTAGTCAAAGAATTCTCAGCCAAAGGTGCGGATGTCATCGAAGTAGCCGCATATCAATCTTGCTGTCCTGATAGTATTCCCGAATCAGCCAAATTAGCATTGGAAAATCAAACTGTAGATATCATTACCTTTGCTAGTTCTAAAACAGTACAATTCTTCAATCAAATCATCTCCAACCTCCTCTCGAATCAATCTTTTTTAGCAACAGTTTGTATTGCTTCCATCGGACCCCAAACTTCAAAAACTTGTCAAGACTTATTCGGGCGTGTGGATGTAGAAGCTGAAGAATATACTTTAGATGGATTAGCTGAAGCCATAATTAAATGGACAAGGAATACAGAAATAACCAATAACCAATGA
- the coaE gene encoding dephospho-CoA kinase (Dephospho-CoA kinase (CoaE) performs the final step in coenzyme A biosynthesis.), translated as MTKRIIGLTGGIATGKTTVANYLASAYNLPILDADIYARDAVSLDSPILTAIAHRYGEEILLPDGNLNRQKLGEIIFHHQEERTWIENLIHPYVSDRFLQEIAATPSPTIILVIPLLFEAKMTNLVTEIWVVRCSQAQQLQRLIERNHFSLEEAQARIDSQLPLEQKAAQAYLVLDNSLTTAALFQQIDQAVEKGLGNRG; from the coding sequence ATGACAAAACGCATCATCGGCTTAACCGGAGGTATCGCTACAGGTAAAACCACCGTCGCTAATTATTTAGCTAGTGCTTATAACTTACCAATATTAGATGCAGATATTTATGCTAGGGATGCAGTATCTCTAGATTCTCCAATTTTAACAGCGATCGCTCACCGTTATGGAGAAGAAATTTTATTACCCGACGGTAATCTCAACCGTCAAAAATTAGGCGAAATCATTTTTCATCACCAAGAAGAACGCACTTGGATAGAAAATTTGATTCATCCTTACGTGAGCGATCGCTTTCTCCAAGAAATCGCCGCCACACCCTCGCCCACTATAATATTAGTTATACCTTTGCTGTTTGAAGCGAAGATGACCAATTTAGTCACAGAAATTTGGGTCGTCCGCTGTTCCCAAGCCCAACAATTACAAAGGTTAATCGAGCGCAATCACTTCAGTCTAGAGGAAGCACAAGCACGCATCGACAGTCAATTACCTTTAGAACAAAAAGCAGCCCAAGCATATCTTGTTCTAGACAATTCTCTCACAACAGCAGCACTTTTTCAACAAATTGATCAAGCGGTGGAAAAAGGGTTAGGGAATAGGGGTTAG
- a CDS encoding TldD/PmbA family protein yields the protein MPTTFADVQNLLSDLISRYSSQVDYLMIRLEEAEGTDIFLRGEKVETLSEGISIGGHIRACYKGGWGLSCFNQLSTIKERIEEAIAAARIVGDEETLLAPIDPVQAVCRLPLTGTDPRQISLSQKKELCDRYSQLLKSTNPHITTTSVRYGDSAQRIIIATSEGTLIEQSWVDMEMRFAATARNGDTVQTGRETTGSRKAYEDLINLDAQVKSAAQRAVAALSLPSVKGNTYTVVIDPILTGLFVHEAFGHLSEADMAYENPDLLEVMTIGRRFGPEELQIFDGAAPPGHRGSYFYDDEGTPASTTQLIKDGILVGRLHSRETAGKLEETPTGNARCLNYHFTPIVRMTNTWIERGKTPVADLFTDIKEGVYARNWLGGMTNGEMFTFSAGEAWMIRNGKIAEPVRDVTLSGNVFQTLADIEAVGEDFYWDESGGCGKGGQNGLPVGCGGPSLRIRDVIVGGEM from the coding sequence ATGCCGACTACATTTGCTGATGTGCAGAATTTGCTTTCTGACTTGATTTCTCGCTACTCGTCCCAAGTCGATTATCTGATGATTCGTCTGGAAGAGGCGGAGGGGACGGATATATTTTTACGTGGCGAAAAGGTGGAAACTCTGAGTGAGGGGATTTCCATTGGTGGACATATTCGCGCTTGTTATAAGGGTGGATGGGGGTTGAGTTGCTTTAACCAGCTTTCGACAATTAAGGAACGGATAGAAGAAGCGATTGCTGCAGCGCGAATTGTGGGTGATGAGGAAACTTTACTTGCTCCTATTGACCCAGTACAAGCTGTATGTCGTCTACCTTTGACTGGTACTGACCCCAGGCAAATTTCTTTGAGTCAGAAAAAAGAATTGTGCGATCGCTATTCTCAGTTACTCAAAAGCACTAACCCGCATATTACCACAACTTCGGTACGCTACGGTGACAGCGCCCAAAGAATTATTATTGCTACTTCCGAAGGAACTCTGATTGAGCAATCTTGGGTGGATATGGAAATGCGGTTCGCTGCTACGGCGAGAAATGGCGACACTGTGCAAACTGGGAGAGAAACTACCGGCTCTCGCAAAGCCTATGAAGATTTAATTAATTTGGATGCACAAGTCAAAAGTGCTGCTCAAAGAGCCGTTGCGGCTTTATCTCTACCCTCGGTCAAAGGTAACACTTACACTGTGGTGATTGACCCGATTCTCACGGGTTTATTTGTCCACGAAGCTTTTGGACATCTTTCGGAAGCTGATATGGCTTATGAAAACCCGGATTTGTTGGAAGTAATGACCATTGGGAGACGCTTTGGCCCGGAAGAATTGCAAATTTTTGATGGTGCGGCTCCTCCTGGTCATCGGGGTAGTTATTTTTACGATGATGAGGGGACTCCTGCTAGCACAACTCAACTGATTAAAGATGGGATTTTGGTCGGTCGTCTACATTCCCGCGAAACCGCCGGTAAATTAGAGGAAACACCCACGGGTAATGCTCGGTGTCTTAATTATCACTTTACGCCGATTGTGCGGATGACAAACACTTGGATTGAGCGCGGAAAAACCCCAGTTGCAGACTTATTCACGGATATCAAAGAGGGGGTATACGCTCGCAATTGGCTAGGGGGAATGACAAATGGGGAAATGTTCACCTTTAGCGCTGGTGAAGCTTGGATGATTAGGAATGGCAAAATTGCTGAACCAGTTAGGGATGTGACGCTTTCTGGTAATGTTTTTCAAACTTTAGCAGATATCGAAGCTGTGGGCGAAGATTTTTACTGGGACGAATCCGGCGGTTGTGGTAAAGGCGGACAAAACGGTTTACCTGTGGGTTGCGGGGGCCCTAGTTTACGGATTCGAGATGTGATTGTTGGGGGTGAGATGTAA